The following proteins come from a genomic window of Microtus ochrogaster isolate Prairie Vole_2 chromosome 7, MicOch1.0, whole genome shotgun sequence:
- the Cd300lf gene encoding CMRF35-like molecule 1, which produces MHLALLVLVLSWISGCSTAQDKITGPNMVSGHEQGSLTVRCRYASYWKESKKYWCRGADWKTCETLVETDMEQVVKKDRVSIRDDRTDSVITVTMRELRISDGGVYWCAIERFGSDHKFKVNVNIGPAPTTALTTLPITSTTTMFTETVAANTTMFSMKTSYYSDGSSVSDNGDSGDDSSDRGGGNVLSLSVLLPVVSAVLLLLLLVTSLFAWRMMRRQKKAAGPHPEQVSQSLEGDLCYANLSLQQPRPSSQKNGSSMTSSGKAHQEEVEYVTMAPFPREEISYAALSLVALGQEPIYNNTGSHVTCLPSSSLEESTQYSSIKRP; this is translated from the exons GCTGCTCCACTGCTCAGGATAAAATCACAGGTCCAAACATGGTGAGTGGTCATGAGCAGGGCTCCTTGACTGTGCGGTGCCGTTATGCCTCCTACTGGAAGGAGTCCAAGAAGTACTGGTGCCGAGGAGCTGATTGGAAAACATGTGAGACTCTGGTTGAAACGGATATGGAACAGGTGGTGAAGAAGGACCGTGTGTCCATCAGGGATGATCGGACTGACTCTGTCATCACAGTGACCATGAGGGAATTGAGGATAAGCGACGGCGGCGTTTACTGGTGTGCAATTGAGAGATTTGGGTCTGatcacaaatttaaagttaatgtGAACATTGGCCCAG CACCCACTACAGCATTGACCACGCtccccatcacctccaccaccaccatgttCACAGAGACCGTTGCTGCGAACACCACCATGTTCTCAATGAAGACCAGCTACTACTCTGATGGCAG TTCTGTCAGTGACAACGGTGACAGCGGTGACGACAGCAGTGACCGCGGAGGCGGTAATGTTCTGAGTCTCAGTGTGCTCCTCCCGGTCGTCTCTGCGGTGCTGTTGCTTCTCCTGCTGGTGACCTCGCTCTTTGCTTGGAGGATgatgaggagacagaagaaag ctgCTGGGCCACACCCAGAGCAG GTATCGCAGTCTCTGGAGGGTGACCTCTGTTATGCAAACCTGTCCCTTCAGCAGCCCAGACCCTCTTCTCAGAAAAACGGTTCCTCCATGACCTCCTCTGGCAAGGCCCACCAAGAGGAAGTGGAATATGTCACCATG GCTCCCTTTCCCAGGGAGGAGATTTCATACGCAGCTCTGTCTCTGGTGGCCTTGGGTCAGGAGCCCATTTACAACAACACTGGCTCCCACGTCACCTGCCTTCCCAGCTCGAGCCTTGAGGAGTCCACGCAATACAGCAGCATCAAGAGGCCGTAG